A region from the Paraburkholderia youngii genome encodes:
- a CDS encoding TetR/AcrR family transcriptional regulator: MGRSNREQAEQNRQRIVDQADAAVRGGGVAAISIAEIMAGVGMTQGGFYNHFESKDALIAEACSSGFARSVQNWKAKAMSARQPVAGALKRLISYYFTRKPVEQGCPMVALGQDAAPHHASAALNKAYRQGVEELFSTFVEIARADPACPLSEKELVFGFAAMVGANMLSRATGDKKWSAGVEQGIFEARTR, from the coding sequence ATGGGACGTTCAAACCGGGAGCAGGCGGAACAAAACCGGCAGCGAATCGTAGATCAGGCAGATGCAGCGGTGCGCGGCGGTGGCGTGGCCGCTATCAGCATCGCCGAGATCATGGCCGGCGTAGGAATGACGCAAGGCGGGTTCTACAACCACTTCGAATCGAAGGACGCCTTGATTGCCGAGGCCTGCTCGTCTGGCTTTGCGCGCTCTGTGCAGAACTGGAAAGCAAAGGCGATGTCAGCGAGGCAACCGGTTGCAGGCGCACTAAAACGCCTCATTTCGTATTACTTCACTAGGAAGCCGGTCGAGCAGGGTTGCCCGATGGTGGCGCTCGGACAGGATGCCGCGCCCCATCACGCAAGCGCGGCTTTAAACAAGGCGTACCGGCAAGGTGTCGAGGAACTGTTCTCCACCTTCGTGGAGATCGCACGGGCAGACCCGGCATGTCCGCTCTCGGAGAAAGAGCTGGTTTTCGGATTTGCTGCGATGGTCGGCGCGAACATGCTTTCGCGGGCGACGGGAGACAAGAAGTGGTCTGCCGGAGTCGAGCAGGGGATCTTCGAGGCGCGGACGCGCTAG
- a CDS encoding SDR family oxidoreductase, with protein MSNDRSTSAPGRESLAQNNTPADQVSHGRRKVVQSAAAGLAAVFAGNALAADPGAPGSQAADAPAAPAAPAVPDANAALNDPRDLYPHPPFQDQQQPWPGLASRMTPRPDHGESSYRGSGLLAGRKALITGGDSGIGRAAAIAFAREGADVSIIYLPAEEPDAREVVALIRGAGRKALAIPGDLRDEAFCKQAVDRAANGMGGLDILVNNAGRQHSHDSILDISTEDFDWTLRTNLYGMFWITKAAIPHMPPGAAIINTSSVNAYNPSVNLLDYAMTKAAIANFTKSLAKQMISRGIRVNAVAPGPFWTPLQVSGGQTMKNLEKFGADTPMGRPGQPAEIAPVYVALAMARASYVTGQVYGATGGEGPP; from the coding sequence ATGTCCAACGATCGATCGACGAGCGCTCCTGGCCGCGAGTCGTTAGCGCAAAACAACACGCCCGCAGACCAGGTGTCCCACGGGCGCCGCAAGGTCGTGCAAAGCGCCGCGGCCGGTCTGGCCGCGGTCTTCGCCGGAAACGCGCTCGCAGCCGATCCCGGCGCGCCGGGTAGCCAAGCCGCTGACGCACCCGCAGCACCCGCAGCGCCTGCCGTTCCCGACGCGAACGCGGCGCTAAATGATCCGCGCGATCTGTATCCGCACCCGCCGTTTCAGGATCAGCAGCAGCCGTGGCCCGGCCTTGCGAGCCGCATGACGCCGCGTCCCGATCATGGCGAGTCCAGCTATCGCGGCAGCGGACTGCTGGCGGGCCGCAAGGCGTTGATCACCGGCGGCGATTCGGGCATCGGTCGCGCGGCGGCGATCGCGTTCGCACGCGAAGGCGCAGACGTATCCATCATCTATCTGCCCGCCGAGGAGCCGGACGCGCGCGAGGTCGTGGCACTGATTCGCGGCGCGGGTCGCAAAGCGCTCGCGATACCCGGCGACCTTCGCGACGAAGCGTTCTGCAAGCAGGCCGTCGATCGCGCGGCGAACGGCATGGGCGGCCTCGACATCCTCGTCAACAATGCGGGACGCCAGCACAGCCACGATTCGATTCTCGACATCAGCACCGAGGATTTCGACTGGACCTTACGCACCAATCTGTACGGCATGTTCTGGATCACGAAGGCTGCGATCCCGCATATGCCACCAGGTGCGGCGATCATCAACACGAGTTCGGTCAATGCCTACAATCCGTCGGTGAACCTGCTCGACTACGCGATGACGAAGGCCGCGATCGCGAACTTCACGAAGTCGCTGGCCAAGCAGATGATCTCGCGCGGCATCCGCGTGAACGCGGTGGCGCCCGGTCCGTTCTGGACGCCGCTGCAGGTCAGCGGCGGCCAGACGATGAAGAACCTCGAGAAGTTCGGCGCCGACACACCGATGGGACGTCCGGGTCAGCCTGCGGAAATCGCGCCGGTTTATGTGGCGCTGGCGATGGCGCGCGCGAGCTATGTGACGGGGCAGGTGTATGGCGCGACGGGCGGCGAGGGTCCGCCGTGA
- a CDS encoding alpha/beta fold hydrolase produces the protein MNFKALQASYAHAQTKLVEAGGTTFAYRELGQHGGTPLVLLNHWGAVLDNFDPRIVDGLAREHHILAIDYRGIGLSGGTAPVTVDEMARDTISVIRAMGFDQVNLLGFSLGGFVAQDVALKAPALVRKLILTGTGPAGGQGIDRVGAVSWPLILKGLLTLRDPKTYLFFTATAIGRKAASAFLKRLKERRADRDRGPTPRAFSRQLKAIKAWGQQVPQELAGLRMPVLIANGDNDIMVPTSLSLDMARRIPHAQLVIYEDAGHGGIFQYHADFVSKALAFLAAPYLG, from the coding sequence ATGAACTTCAAAGCGCTGCAGGCGTCTTATGCCCACGCTCAGACCAAGCTCGTAGAGGCGGGCGGAACCACGTTCGCTTATCGGGAACTGGGACAGCATGGCGGTACCCCGCTAGTCCTGCTCAACCACTGGGGCGCCGTGCTGGACAACTTCGACCCGCGCATCGTAGATGGCCTGGCTCGTGAGCATCACATTCTTGCCATCGACTATCGCGGAATCGGTTTGTCCGGCGGCACCGCGCCGGTGACCGTCGACGAGATGGCGCGCGACACTATCTCGGTGATCCGCGCGATGGGTTTCGATCAGGTAAATCTGCTCGGCTTTTCGCTTGGCGGTTTCGTGGCGCAGGACGTGGCCCTGAAGGCGCCTGCCCTTGTGCGCAAGCTCATCCTTACCGGCACGGGGCCCGCGGGCGGTCAGGGCATCGATCGTGTCGGTGCGGTGTCGTGGCCGCTGATACTCAAGGGCCTCCTGACGCTACGCGACCCCAAGACCTATCTCTTCTTCACCGCTACGGCCATCGGCCGGAAGGCAGCAAGCGCCTTCCTGAAAAGACTGAAGGAGCGCCGCGCCGATCGCGACAGGGGACCGACACCTCGCGCGTTCTCGCGCCAGCTCAAGGCGATCAAGGCTTGGGGCCAGCAGGTGCCGCAGGAGCTCGCCGGCCTGCGCATGCCAGTCCTGATCGCCAATGGCGACAACGACATCATGGTGCCCACCTCACTGAGTCTCGACATGGCTCGCCGCATTCCCCATGCGCAGTTGGTCATCTACGAAGACGCTGGGCACGGCGGCATCTTTCAATATCACGCTGACTTCGTGTCGAAGGCGCTGGCGTTCCTGGCAGCACCCTACCTTGGTTAA
- a CDS encoding CidA/LrgA family protein: protein MQIALISATWWTATGVVHLLALPVPAGIVGMAFALLLLATRRISLFALRRGAEWFVGEMMLFFVPAVVSVLDHPELIGRLGAELLLIVVLSTLAVMTVTALTVELFYHWRTRHVRP, encoded by the coding sequence ATGCAGATTGCGCTGATTTCCGCTACATGGTGGACGGCGACTGGTGTCGTGCACTTGCTAGCGCTCCCTGTGCCAGCCGGGATCGTGGGAATGGCGTTCGCTCTGCTCCTGTTGGCGACGCGGCGCATCAGCCTGTTCGCATTGCGTCGTGGTGCGGAATGGTTCGTGGGCGAAATGATGCTTTTCTTCGTGCCGGCCGTCGTCTCTGTACTCGATCATCCGGAGCTTATCGGACGCCTGGGCGCGGAACTGTTGCTGATCGTCGTTCTCAGCACGCTTGCGGTCATGACGGTCACGGCGTTGACCGTCGAGCTGTTCTATCACTGGAGGACGCGTCATGTCCGTCCTTGA
- a CDS encoding MBL fold metallo-hydrolase, producing MPREGQTWTDLASLRVKHANAFKRLRAGLYEVRTQPPFAIGQRALLATTAAGNVLWDCVTLLDDATVDIVDALGGLSAVAISHPHYYATMVEWARAFGCRVWLHDADRQWVMRDDPALLYWSGERIALNDEATLLRVGGHFPGATVMHWSNGAGVLLSGDVLQVTPGRSHVSFMYSYPNYLPLSANCVHAIEQALDGEAYDAVYGSFANAEIERDAKRAVADSVARYVALLDDRSVGVIVDCANEGRVKRPAREAARDDRLRARRK from the coding sequence GTGCCGCGCGAAGGCCAGACCTGGACCGATCTCGCGAGCCTGCGCGTCAAGCACGCAAACGCTTTCAAGCGGCTACGCGCTGGCCTGTACGAGGTTCGCACGCAACCGCCATTCGCGATCGGACAGCGTGCGCTGCTGGCCACCACCGCTGCCGGCAACGTGCTATGGGACTGCGTTACGCTGCTCGACGATGCCACGGTCGACATCGTCGATGCGTTGGGCGGTCTCAGCGCAGTGGCGATCTCGCATCCGCATTACTACGCGACGATGGTCGAATGGGCACGAGCCTTCGGCTGTCGTGTCTGGCTGCATGACGCCGACAGGCAATGGGTGATGCGCGACGATCCCGCGTTGCTGTACTGGTCCGGCGAGCGCATCGCATTGAATGACGAGGCGACGCTGTTGCGGGTTGGCGGACATTTCCCGGGTGCAACCGTGATGCACTGGTCGAACGGCGCGGGTGTGCTGCTATCGGGCGATGTGCTGCAGGTCACGCCGGGACGCTCGCACGTTTCTTTTATGTACAGTTATCCAAACTATTTGCCCTTGTCGGCGAACTGCGTGCACGCGATCGAACAAGCGCTCGACGGCGAAGCGTACGACGCCGTATACGGCAGTTTCGCGAATGCGGAGATCGAGCGCGATGCGAAGCGGGCGGTGGCCGATTCGGTTGCAAGGTACGTGGCGCTTCTCGACGATCGCTCGGTGGGTGTGATCGTCGATTGCGCAAACGAAGGTCGAGTGAAAAGACCAGCGCGGGAGGCGGCGCGTGACGACCGCTTACGCGCGCGTAGGAAATGA
- a CDS encoding CBS domain-containing protein, producing MTSVAQVMTRDVATIGAAQSIQQAAKLMDELNVGSLPVCDGANLLGMVTDRDIVVRAIAAGMSSDAPIEDIVSGPVNWCFEDEDLDVAQKKMEDAQIRRLPVVDREKHLVGIIALGDLATTADGGTSSTLSAVSTPSTPDR from the coding sequence ATGACCTCAGTAGCACAAGTAATGACCCGCGACGTCGCCACGATCGGCGCAGCGCAAAGTATTCAGCAAGCGGCGAAATTGATGGACGAACTGAACGTCGGCTCCTTGCCGGTTTGCGATGGCGCCAACCTCCTCGGTATGGTGACGGATCGCGATATCGTCGTGCGCGCGATCGCTGCCGGAATGTCGTCCGACGCGCCGATCGAGGACATTGTGAGCGGCCCGGTCAACTGGTGCTTCGAAGACGAGGACCTCGACGTAGCCCAAAAGAAAATGGAGGATGCGCAGATTCGCCGGCTACCCGTGGTGGATCGGGAAAAGCATCTCGTCGGCATCATCGCGCTCGGGGACCTTGCAACGACTGCGGACGGCGGCACTTCTTCGACGCTTTCCGCCGTGTCCACGCCTTCGACGCCCGACCGCTGA
- a CDS encoding SDR family NAD(P)-dependent oxidoreductase, giving the protein MTTLPTVLVTGASSGIGAIYAERFAGRGHDLVLVAREKARLDALAARLREESGVAVQVLQADLTQPADLATVETRLRDDTRIGILINNAGMAQSGGFVQQTAEGIERLIALNATALTRLAAAVAPRFVQSGTGAIVNIGSVVGFAPEFGMSIYGATKAFVLFLSQGLNLELSPDGVYVQAVLPAATRTEIWRRAGIDVNTLPEVMEVGELVDAALVGFDRRELVTIPPLHVAGRWEALDGARQGLISDIRQAQAAERYRPEA; this is encoded by the coding sequence ATGACCACGCTTCCGACGGTGCTCGTCACCGGCGCCTCCTCTGGCATCGGCGCGATCTACGCCGAGCGCTTCGCCGGCCGCGGCCACGACCTCGTGCTGGTTGCACGCGAAAAGGCGCGCCTCGATGCGCTGGCCGCGCGCCTGCGTGAAGAAAGCGGCGTGGCCGTCCAGGTGCTGCAGGCCGATCTCACCCAGCCCGCTGACCTGGCTACGGTCGAGACTCGCCTGCGTGACGACACTCGCATAGGTATCCTGATCAACAACGCCGGGATGGCCCAGTCAGGCGGCTTCGTCCAGCAGACGGCCGAGGGCATCGAGCGTCTGATCGCGCTCAACGCCACGGCGCTGACGCGGCTCGCAGCCGCGGTCGCTCCGCGCTTTGTGCAGTCTGGTACTGGCGCGATCGTCAACATTGGCTCGGTGGTGGGTTTCGCGCCCGAATTCGGCATGTCGATCTACGGCGCCACCAAGGCGTTCGTGCTGTTCCTGTCGCAGGGACTGAACCTGGAGTTGTCGCCTGACGGCGTCTACGTACAGGCGGTGCTTCCGGCGGCGACCCGCACGGAGATCTGGCGACGCGCCGGCATCGACGTCAATACGCTTCCCGAGGTGATGGAAGTCGGCGAACTGGTTGATGCGGCACTGGTCGGCTTCGATCGCCGCGAACTAGTGACTATCCCGCCGCTGCACGTGGCCGGGCGCTGGGAGGCCCTGGATGGCGCGCGTCAAGGGCTCATATCGGACATTCGACAAGCCCAGGCGGCCGAACGCTATCGGCCCGAAGCCTGA
- a CDS encoding TetR/AcrR family transcriptional regulator, which yields MKITKAQAQANREHVVETASQLFRERGYDGVGIADLMAAAGFTHGGFYKQFGSKADLMAESAACGIAQTVALSVGVDAPEFVRYYLSREHRDTRATGCTMAALGGDAARQPEAVRATFAAGIESLLTVLNPESSALNGEDTRLARAKSLDILAHAVGAIVMSRACPDDSPLADEILAVCRDQILASMGPSATAGEPTPNHGSGTSARPE from the coding sequence ATGAAGATCACCAAGGCACAAGCACAGGCCAACCGTGAGCACGTTGTCGAGACGGCGTCGCAGCTGTTTCGGGAGCGCGGCTACGATGGGGTCGGCATTGCCGATCTGATGGCCGCCGCCGGCTTTACCCACGGCGGCTTTTACAAGCAGTTCGGCTCCAAGGCAGATCTGATGGCGGAATCGGCGGCGTGCGGAATCGCGCAGACCGTGGCGCTGAGCGTGGGTGTGGACGCGCCTGAGTTTGTGCGGTACTACCTTTCTCGCGAGCACCGGGACACCCGCGCGACCGGTTGCACGATGGCCGCACTGGGCGGGGATGCCGCGCGTCAGCCGGAAGCAGTTCGCGCCACCTTCGCGGCCGGCATTGAGAGCCTGCTGACGGTGCTGAATCCCGAGAGTAGTGCGTTGAACGGTGAGGACACACGCCTGGCGAGGGCCAAGTCCCTCGACATACTGGCGCACGCGGTCGGTGCCATTGTCATGTCGCGCGCCTGCCCGGACGATTCGCCGCTGGCCGACGAAATTCTTGCGGTTTGCCGCGACCAGATTCTGGCGTCAATGGGCCCGTCGGCGACCGCAGGCGAACCTACGCCCAATCACGGCAGCGGCACGTCGGCAAGGCCCGAATAA
- a CDS encoding NADP-dependent oxidoreductase — MQALTFKRYGRSPEIEFADVPRPTLKADELLVQVHAAGLNPIDNMIPAGTFKPVLKFELPATLGSDIAGVVVEVGSRVTRFKAGDAVFASLFDLGRGSIAEFAAVPESVAAPKPAKLDFVQAASVPMVGLTSWQALKERANVRSGQKVFIPAGSGGIGTFAIQLAKYLGAKVGTTTSTGNVPLVTTLGADEVVDYKKENFEKVLRGYDVVLGTLRGDAIEKAIGILKPGSKVVSLIGPLDAAFARARRLNFFLTFVFGLMSRKIMRLARKRDVTYSFLFVRPDGAQLAEIGGLLESEHIRPVIDRVFSFEQAKEALEYLAQGRAKGKVVVKIK, encoded by the coding sequence ATGCAAGCACTCACATTCAAACGCTATGGCAGATCACCTGAGATCGAGTTCGCCGACGTTCCACGCCCCACGTTAAAGGCGGATGAGTTGCTGGTGCAGGTCCACGCGGCCGGATTGAACCCAATCGACAACATGATTCCGGCGGGCACGTTCAAGCCCGTCCTGAAGTTCGAATTACCAGCCACGCTAGGCAGCGATATTGCCGGCGTGGTGGTTGAGGTTGGCAGTCGCGTGACGCGTTTCAAGGCGGGCGATGCCGTTTTTGCCAGTCTCTTCGATCTTGGCAGAGGGTCGATAGCCGAATTCGCGGCGGTGCCGGAAAGCGTTGCCGCACCGAAGCCGGCCAAGCTCGACTTTGTGCAGGCCGCTTCCGTTCCGATGGTTGGCCTCACCTCGTGGCAAGCATTGAAGGAGCGTGCCAATGTTCGATCTGGCCAGAAGGTGTTCATACCTGCGGGGTCGGGCGGTATCGGTACCTTCGCGATCCAGCTAGCAAAGTACCTCGGTGCCAAGGTAGGAACGACCACCAGCACGGGTAATGTCCCACTGGTCACCACGCTGGGCGCAGACGAGGTGGTTGATTATAAGAAGGAGAACTTCGAAAAAGTGCTGCGGGGCTACGACGTGGTGCTCGGTACACTGCGAGGCGATGCGATCGAGAAAGCCATCGGCATTCTCAAACCAGGGAGCAAGGTTGTCTCGCTCATCGGTCCGTTGGACGCAGCGTTCGCACGCGCACGACGCCTGAATTTCTTTCTAACGTTCGTGTTCGGCTTGATGAGCCGAAAAATCATGCGCCTTGCAAGAAAACGGGACGTCACCTACTCATTTCTATTCGTCCGTCCCGACGGCGCCCAACTCGCCGAAATTGGAGGACTTCTCGAGTCGGAACACATTCGTCCGGTGATCGACAGGGTTTTTTCGTTCGAGCAAGCGAAGGAAGCGCTTGAATACTTGGCTCAGGGACGCGCGAAGGGCAAGGTCGTCGTGAAGATCAAGTGA
- a CDS encoding DUF2971 domain-containing protein, with translation MRLYYLTAEKRAKKSIAERRLKISLFEELKDPFELLPHVLPSRAHRRVAEVLRDHLLKQRGVICFSTDWQNPVIWAHYGAKHYGVCLGFDVPDSLAMRVSYEPNRLDFDIDLSVPNAGVTHDMSKGHAPDEI, from the coding sequence ATGCGGCTTTACTACCTGACGGCTGAAAAGCGGGCGAAGAAGAGTATCGCCGAACGCAGGTTGAAAATCTCGCTTTTTGAGGAACTCAAGGATCCTTTCGAGTTGTTACCTCACGTTCTACCGAGCCGCGCGCATCGAAGGGTCGCCGAGGTATTGCGCGACCATCTGTTAAAGCAACGGGGAGTGATCTGCTTTTCGACTGATTGGCAGAATCCGGTTATATGGGCGCACTATGGCGCGAAACACTACGGCGTCTGTCTCGGGTTCGACGTTCCTGACAGTCTGGCTATGCGGGTTAGCTATGAGCCGAACCGCCTCGACTTTGACATCGATCTCTCGGTGCCCAATGCCGGTGTTACTCATGACATGAGTAAAGGCCATGCTCCTGACGAAATTTGA
- a CDS encoding alkene reductase produces MTDKTLFEPYTLGRLTLANRLVMAPLTRNRAGVGLVPSELAATYYAQRASAGLIITEATQVSAQAQGYQDTPGLYTPEQIAGWRTVTEAVHARGGRIFAQLWHVGRVAHIDLQPGGAAPVAPSAIRAATKTFVNNGFADVSEPRALELAELPGIVNDFRQAAANAIAAGFDGVEIHGANGYLLEQFIKDGANQRTDAYGGSIENRARLLLEVVAAVMQEIGADRTGVRISPVSPANGISCSDPQPQYDYIAGQLSALGIVYLHVVEGATGGQRDVAPFDYDAMRRRFRQTYLANNGYDLELATSRLNEGKADLFAFGRAFISNPDLVERLKTGAQLAQPDFATLYGGGAAGYTDYPSITA; encoded by the coding sequence ATGACCGACAAGACGCTTTTCGAGCCCTACACCCTGGGCCGTCTTACCCTCGCCAATCGCCTTGTCATGGCGCCGCTGACCCGCAACCGCGCCGGCGTGGGGCTGGTGCCCAGCGAGCTGGCTGCGACCTATTACGCGCAGCGCGCCTCGGCCGGCCTGATCATCACAGAGGCCACTCAGGTGTCGGCGCAGGCGCAGGGCTATCAGGACACCCCCGGCTTGTACACCCCCGAGCAGATCGCCGGTTGGCGCACGGTCACCGAGGCTGTGCATGCGAGGGGCGGGCGCATCTTCGCGCAACTCTGGCACGTCGGCCGCGTTGCGCACATCGATCTGCAGCCGGGCGGCGCCGCGCCAGTCGCACCGTCAGCCATTCGTGCAGCGACCAAGACCTTCGTGAACAACGGATTTGCCGACGTCTCCGAACCGCGCGCTCTGGAACTCGCCGAACTGCCGGGCATCGTGAACGACTTCCGCCAGGCCGCGGCGAACGCCATTGCAGCCGGCTTCGACGGCGTGGAGATCCACGGCGCCAACGGTTATCTGCTGGAGCAGTTCATCAAGGACGGAGCCAACCAGCGCACTGACGCCTACGGCGGCTCGATCGAGAATCGCGCGCGCCTGTTGCTGGAAGTCGTCGCCGCCGTGATGCAAGAAATCGGCGCCGACCGCACCGGGGTGCGCATCTCGCCCGTGTCGCCGGCAAACGGCATTTCCTGCAGCGATCCTCAGCCGCAGTACGACTACATCGCCGGGCAGCTCAGCGCGCTGGGCATCGTCTATCTGCACGTGGTCGAGGGTGCGACCGGCGGCCAGCGTGATGTCGCACCGTTCGACTATGACGCGATGCGCCGCCGGTTCAGGCAAACCTATCTGGCCAATAACGGCTATGACCTCGAACTCGCCACCTCCAGACTCAACGAGGGCAAGGCAGACCTGTTCGCCTTCGGCCGCGCCTTTATCAGCAACCCCGATCTGGTCGAACGCCTGAAGACCGGCGCGCAGCTCGCGCAGCCGGACTTCGCCACGCTTTATGGTGGCGGCGCTGCGGGCTATACCGACTACCCCTCAATCACCGCTTGA
- a CDS encoding isochorismatase family cysteine hydrolase, translating to MATYEPGITAVLCVDLYNDFLSEGGKLFPWVKDIARENNMHENLRSIVRTAREAGIAIYHVPHHRWEPGDYLNWKYPSPYQLGASERQAFAKGTWGGTFHDDFQVQPGDIVATEHWASSGFPNTDLDHQLKRHGKERIILIGLLANTCLEATARIGMELGYHVTLVRDATSARSHEALHAAMNIDGPTYAHEILATAEVVAAMKGSNQQG from the coding sequence ATGGCCACTTACGAACCTGGTATCACCGCCGTGCTGTGCGTGGATCTGTACAACGATTTCCTGAGCGAGGGAGGCAAGCTTTTCCCCTGGGTCAAGGACATCGCACGCGAAAACAACATGCACGAGAACCTTCGCTCCATCGTGCGGACTGCGCGTGAAGCAGGGATCGCGATCTATCACGTTCCGCATCATCGATGGGAGCCGGGCGATTACCTCAACTGGAAATACCCATCGCCTTATCAGCTGGGCGCGTCCGAGCGGCAGGCCTTTGCCAAGGGCACGTGGGGCGGAACGTTTCATGACGACTTTCAGGTTCAGCCTGGCGACATCGTCGCGACGGAGCACTGGGCGTCGAGCGGCTTTCCGAACACGGACCTCGATCATCAACTCAAGCGTCACGGCAAGGAGAGGATCATCCTGATCGGCTTGCTCGCGAACACGTGCCTCGAAGCGACCGCCCGGATCGGGATGGAACTGGGCTATCACGTCACGCTGGTGCGCGATGCGACTTCCGCGCGCTCGCATGAAGCGCTTCATGCCGCGATGAATATCGACGGGCCCACTTACGCGCACGAGATTCTCGCCACCGCCGAAGTCGTGGCGGCGATGAAAGGCAGCAATCAGCAGGGGTGA
- a CDS encoding PPC domain-containing DNA-binding protein yields the protein MKSKLLETDAQGGRTYVVVFDTGEEAVGGLKAFAGDNGIEGARVSAIGALQCGVVAWLNWETKTYEPISVDEQCEVISILGDVAKGDDGRPSLHLHGLLGLKGGRTVGGHIQELHVRPTLEVMLVEAPAHLRRTSHSELGGIALIALDTG from the coding sequence ATGAAATCGAAGCTGCTGGAGACCGACGCCCAGGGTGGCCGCACCTACGTGGTCGTCTTCGATACGGGGGAGGAAGCCGTCGGCGGCCTCAAGGCTTTCGCTGGCGACAATGGGATCGAAGGCGCCCGGGTCAGTGCGATAGGCGCGCTGCAGTGCGGCGTCGTGGCATGGCTCAACTGGGAAACAAAGACCTATGAGCCGATCTCCGTGGACGAGCAGTGCGAGGTGATCTCCATCCTGGGCGATGTCGCCAAGGGAGACGATGGCCGGCCATCGCTGCATCTGCACGGACTCCTTGGACTAAAAGGCGGCCGCACCGTCGGCGGCCACATTCAGGAACTGCACGTGCGTCCGACGCTCGAGGTCATGCTGGTCGAGGCACCGGCCCACCTGCGTCGAACGTCCCACAGCGAGCTCGGCGGGATCGCCTTGATCGCGCTGGATACAGGTTGA